The Pyxidicoccus sp. MSG2 DNA segment GGCGCCTCGCCCCTGTCGAGCCTCCAGCACGCGGGCCTGCCGTGGGAGCTGGGGTTGGCGGAGACGCAGCAGGTGCTGGTGCACAACGGGCTGCGCTCGCGCATCCGGGTGCAGGTGGACGGCGGCCTTCGCACCGCGCGCGACGTGCTGGTGGCCACACTGCTGGGCGCCGAGGAGTTCGGCATGGCCACCGCGAGCCTCGTGGCCGTGGGCTGCATCATGCTGCGCAAGTGCCACCTCAACACCTGCTCGGCCGGCATCGCCACGCAGGACCCGGCGCTGCGCGAGCGCTTCCAGGGGACGCCCGAGGACGTGGTGAACTTCTTCCTCCTCGTCGCGGAGGACCTGCGCGGGAAGATGGCCGCGCTGGGTGCGCGCACGATTGAGGAGCTGGTGGGCCGGGTGGACCTGCTGCGGCAGCGTCCGGCGGTGGACCACTGGAAGGCGAAGCGCGTGGACCTGTCCGCGCTGCTGGCGGCCCCCGCGGCTCCGGCCAGCGAGCCCCGCCACTGCAAGGTGCCGCGCGTGAAGGACGTGTCGGACCACCTGGACCACACGCTGCTCAAGGCCGCGAGCCACGTGCTGGATGGCGGGCCGCCGCTCCTTTTGACACAGCCGGTGAGCAACACGCACCGCGCGGTGGGGGCCATGTTGTCGGGCGAGATTGCGCGGCGGCACGGAGGCCGGGGCCTGCCGGACGGACGCATCCACGTGAAGCTGAAGGGCTCGGCGGGACAGAGCTTCGGCGCGTTCCTGGTGGCCGGGGTGACGCTGGAGCTGGAGGGCGATGCCAACGACTACGTCGGCAAGGGCCTGTCCGGAGGGCGCGTCATCGTCTACCCGCCGCAGGCCAGCCGCTTCGTGGCGGAGGAGAACGTGCTGGTGGGCAACACCGCGCTGTACGGAGCCACCGGCGGCGAGGTGTACCTGCGAGGGCTCGCGGGTGAGCGCTTCGCGGTGCGCAACAGCGGCGCTCAGGCGGTGGTGGAGGGCGTGGGCGACCACGGCTGCGAGTACATGACGGGCGGCGTGGTGGTGGTGCTCGGCTCCACCGGGCGCAACTTCGCGGCGGGCATGAGCGGCGGCACGGCGTACGTGCTGGACCGGGAGTTGTCCTTCCGCGAGCGGTGCAACCTGGAGATGGTGGAGCTGGAGTCGCTGGTGGACGAGTCCGAAATCTGGCTCGTGCACGGCATGGTGGAGCGGCACCTGCGCCACACGGGCAGCGCGCTGGCGAAGCGGGTGCTGGACAACTGGGAGTTGATGGTGCCGCGGTTCGTGAAGGTGATGCCCACGGACTACAAGCGCGTGCTCCAGGCGCGGCGCGCGGCGAAGCGGCCACCGGAGCCCATCGCGGAGCATCTTCAGCAGACGGCCGGCGCAGGCGGGAGGTCCTGACCATGGGAAAGCCAACGGGATTCATGGAGTGGCCCCGCGTCCATGCGCACAAGCGGGAGAAGCAGGAGCGGCTCGGGGACTGGAAGGAGTTCGCGCTGCCGCTGGCGCCCGAGGAGGCGAAGCGTCAGGCGGGCCGGTGCATGGACTGTGGCGTACCCTTCTGCCACCAGGGCTGTCCGCTGGGGAACCTCATCCCCGACTTCAACGAGGCCGTGTACCGGGGACGCTGGCGCGAGGCGTACGAGCTGCTCAGCCGCACCAACGGCTTCCCGGAGCTGACGGGCCGGCTGTGCCCCGCGCCGTGCGAGGCGGCGTGCGTCCTGGCGATTGACCGGGACGCGGTGACGATTGAGCAGATGGAGAAGGAGATCTCCGAGCGGGCCTTCGCGGAGGGCTGGGTGAAGCCGAGGCCCCCCGCGCGGCGCACGGGACGCACCGTGGGCGTGGTGGGCTCGGGGCCCGCGGGCCTGGCGGCGGCGGCGCAACTCAACGCGGCGGGACACACCGTCACCGTGTACGAGCGGGACTCGAAGCCCGGTGGACTGCTGCGCTACGGCATCCCCGACTTCAAGCTGGAGAAGTGGGTGTTGGACCGGCGGCTGGCGGTGATGGAGGCGGAGGGCATCAGCTTCGTCAACGGCGTCGATGTCGGTGGGGCGCTGGGCTTCCGCGAGCTGCGCTCGAAGCATGACGCGCTGGTGCTGGCGATGGGCGCGAGGCGGCCGAGGGAACTGGAGGTGCCGGGGCGGGAGCTGTCCGGCGTGGTGCAGGCGATGGACTTCCTGGAGCACCAGAACCGGCTCGTGGCGGGACACGGCGAGAAGGACGCGCGGCTGGACGCGGCGGGCCGGCGGGTGGTGATTCTGGGCGGTGGAGACACGGGCTCGGACTGCCTGGGCACGGCGCTGCGGCAGGGTGCGAAGAACGTGGTGCAGGTGGAGCTGCTGCCGGCGCCGCCCTCGGTGCGCGCGGCGGGCAATCCGTGGCCGAAGTGGCCGGTGGTGTTCCGCACCTCGTCGAGCCAGGAGGAAGGTGGAGACCGGGCCTTCGCACTGCTGACGAAGCGGCTGAGCGGGAGCGACGGACGTGTGCGGGCACTGCACGCGGTGCAGGTGGAGCTGCACCGGGAGCCCGGGGCACTGCCGCGCATGGTGGAGGTGCCCGGCTCGGAGACGACGCTCGACGTGGACCTGCTGGTGCTGGCCATGGGCTTCACGGGGCCGGAGCCGGGGCGGCTGTCGGAGGAGCTGGGCGTGAAGCTCACGCCGCGAGGCACGGTGCAGGTGGACGCGCGCTTCGCGACGACGGCCGACGGCGTGTTCTGCGCGGGCGACGCGAGCCGGGGCGCGAGCCTCATCGTCTGGGCGCTTTCCGATGGTCGCGAGGCGGCGAAGTCGGTGGACGCGTACCTCGCGGGTGGGCGGTCGGCATTGCCTGGCAAGGGCGCGGACTGCGCGTTCTAGATGCCTTTGAACACTCCCTTCATGGCAGTCCTTGGTTCACGGCTTTCTGTTTTTTCCTGAACGTCTATAATTCTCCCTGGTAGTCGATGTCTATCCAGGGAGTCACCGTGAATCAGATAAAACTGAAGGTGTCGTTGTCCGGACTTGCACTGCTGATGGGGCTCTTCACGGGCATGACCCTGGCAATCGCCCCCGACTCCGCACCGGGGTTTTCTCCCTCGACGGCCGTCGCGACTGGGAAAGCGGATCCCGTGTCCTTGTCGGAGGACGGCGACAACTACTCCACTCCGCGGCCCATGATCTGCTCTCTTTCCTGCAGGAGCTGCAACGCCACCCTCTCATGTCCCCCGGGTGAGGGCACCTGCACCGCAGACCCCTGCGTATTCTGAGGCCTGGGAAGCACTCTTCCCAATGCCAGACGCAAACGCACCTGACCCATCATCCTGCGAACCCGCACCATCGGCCGGTCGGAGGCCTCTGCGCCGTGGAGGCCAGGGTTCCCGTCAGAACCGCTGACGGTTGCTGGATGGCACGCGCTGCGCCAGCACCCGGGCAGCGCGGCATCTGTCCGCGTCAGAGCATCTTCGCTACCCTCGGGGGAGACTGTCCGTCCAGCGCGATGACCCCAGCTTTGGCGCCCCACCCGCGTGCGTTCCCCGACGCGAAGGACGGTGCCCCCAATGGCTTCGCAGCCTGTCCGGCCGACTCTCCTCCTGCTGTGTCTGGCGGGAGCCATTGCCTGTGATGGTTCCCTCCCCGCGCCCCTCTCGGACAGTGATGACCTGGCGCACAGTGTCTCCGCCCTCCTCTCGGGATCTCCGTCCGCCGTGGACGACATCGCCGGAGGCCGCCTCAGCGGCGCGCCCTACGCGCTGACGGACGTCGCCGGCACGCTCCTCTTCGGCGCCACGGACCTGTCTCGGGGGACGGAGCTCTGGAAGAGCAATGGCACGGACTCCGGCACCTTCCTGGTCAAGGACATCCGCCCCGGTCCCCTGGGCTCGGACCCTCACGACCTGACCGCCGTCGGCGGCACCCTCTTCTTCATCGCCAATGACGGCGAGCACGGCGACGAGCTGTGGCGCAGCAATGGCAAGCCAACCGGGACGTCGCTCGTCACCGACCTGCGCCCGGGCTCCGCCAGCGCCGGCCTGCGGGACCTCACCGTCCTGGGACACTTCCTCTACTTCGTCGCCAATGACGGCGTCTCAGGCGTCGAGCTGTGGCGCACCGACGGCACTTCCGCGGGCACCCGGCTCGTGAAGGACCTCTCGCCCGGGGGCTCGGGTTCCTACCCGTCCCAGCTCACTGTTTCGGCTGGGCGAATCTACTTCTTCGTCGACCGCACCCTCTGGAAGAGCGACGGCACTCCGGAGGGCACCCTCCCCGTCCGCCAGTTGGAGGCCGCTCCCGGTGTCATCGTCCGCACTCAGGGACTCACGAGTGTTGCGGGACAGCTCTTCTTCTTCGTCCAGCTCGACGGCAATGACGACGATGGTACCCCGCTCACCGCGCCGCCCCTGTCGCTGTGGAAGAGCAACGGAACCGCGAGCGGAACCGTCCGGCTCGCGGACATCGGGAGCCCCAGGCTCGACGGCGATCCGCGCCCCACCTCCGCCC contains these protein-coding regions:
- a CDS encoding glutamate synthase subunit beta — its product is MGKPTGFMEWPRVHAHKREKQERLGDWKEFALPLAPEEAKRQAGRCMDCGVPFCHQGCPLGNLIPDFNEAVYRGRWREAYELLSRTNGFPELTGRLCPAPCEAACVLAIDRDAVTIEQMEKEISERAFAEGWVKPRPPARRTGRTVGVVGSGPAGLAAAAQLNAAGHTVTVYERDSKPGGLLRYGIPDFKLEKWVLDRRLAVMEAEGISFVNGVDVGGALGFRELRSKHDALVLAMGARRPRELEVPGRELSGVVQAMDFLEHQNRLVAGHGEKDARLDAAGRRVVILGGGDTGSDCLGTALRQGAKNVVQVELLPAPPSVRAAGNPWPKWPVVFRTSSSQEEGGDRAFALLTKRLSGSDGRVRALHAVQVELHREPGALPRMVEVPGSETTLDVDLLVLAMGFTGPEPGRLSEELGVKLTPRGTVQVDARFATTADGVFCAGDASRGASLIVWALSDGREAAKSVDAYLAGGRSALPGKGADCAF